A region of Gracilinanus agilis isolate LMUSP501 chromosome 3, AgileGrace, whole genome shotgun sequence DNA encodes the following proteins:
- the CAVIN2 gene encoding caveolae-associated protein 2, with the protein MGEDAVQAQKFQARDNPGPEALLHQEKASNASPVPSSTPSPSLNCMTTDESIRETSQVNAVTVLTLLDKLVNMLDTVQENQHKMEQRQINLEGSVKGIQNDLTKLSKYQTSTSNTVSKLLEKSRKVSAHTREVKERMERQCAQVKRLENNHAQLLKRNHFKVLIFQEENEIPTSVFAKEPIPSITEGKEETVDENKSLEETLHTVNLSSDDEVPNEDDALEDSAEEKAEESRAEKIKRSSLKKVDSLKKAFSRQNIEKKMNKLGTKIVSVERREKIKKSLTPNHQKTSSGKSSPFKVSPLTFGRKKVHEGEGSTEEETKPVETLAGDQTLTENEASSFTEVPSDTSLTPALVEENTATDVQEKLVPRESNPATKNIELSIVEDEEFEMAQEFSQKNHDDRYRLTIGETEQSEDEEQAQPAILQIDQTA; encoded by the exons ATGGGAGAGGACGCTGTGCAGGCTCAAAAGTTCCAAGCCAGAGATAACCCTGGCCCAGAGGCACTGCTACACCAGGAGAAGGCATCAAATGCCAGCCCGGTGCCATCCTCCACTCCGAGTCCCAGCCTGAACTGTATGACCACAGATGAGTCAATCCGGGAGACCTCCCAGGTGAACGCTGTCACGGTGCTTACCCTCCTGGACAAGCTGGTGAATATGCTGGACACGGTGCAGGAGAATCAGCACAAGATGGAACAGCGGCAGATCAACCTGGAAGGCTCCGTCAAGGGCATCCAGAACGACCTCACCAAGCTGTCCAAGTACCAGACCTCTACGAGCAACACAGTCAGCAAGCTCTTGGAGAAATCCCGCAAAGTCAGTGCCCACACCCGAGAGGTCAAGGAGCGCATGGAACGCCAGTGTGCACAGGTGAAGAGGCTGGAGAACAACCATGCCCAACTCCTGAAGAGAAACCACTTCAAAGTGCTCATCTTCCAG gaagaaaaTGAGATCCCCACAAGTGTATTTGCAAAAGAGCCTATTCCTAGCATaactgaaggaaaggaagagactgTGGATGAGAACAAATCCCTGGAAGAGACTTTGCATACGGTCAACCTGTCATCAGATGATGAAGTACCTAATGAAGACGATGCCCTGGAAGATAGTGCTGAGGAAAAGGCAGAAGAAAGCAgggcagagaaaataaaaagatcaagCCTCAAGAAAGTAGATAGCCTCAAGAAAGCCTTTTCTCGCCAAAATATTGAGAAGAAGATGAACAAGTTAGGCACAAAGATTGTTTctgtggaaaggagagagaagattaaGAAATCTTTGACCCCCAACCACCAGAAAACATCATCAGGGAAAAGTTCTCCTTTCAAAGTGTCTCCACTTACTTTTGGTCGGAAGAAAGTTCATGAGGGAGAAGGTTCCACTGAGGAAGAGACCAAACCAGTGGAGACACTGGCCGGTGACCAAACCCTGACTGAGAATGAAGCAAGTTCCTTCACAGAGGTCCCTTCAGACACATCTTTAACCCCAGCTCTGGTGGAAGAGAATACAGCCACAGATGTTCAGGAGAAGCTTGTCCCAAGAGAAAGCAACCCAGCAACAAAAAACATTGAGCTGTCAATTGTTGAAGACGAAGAGTTTGAAATGGCCCAAGAATTCTCTCAAAAGAACCATGATGACCGCTATAGGCTCACTATTGGAGAAACAGAACAATCTGAGGATGAAGAGCAAGCCCAACCTGCCATTCTCCAAATAGACCAAACAGCATAA